The following nucleotide sequence is from Pseudonocardia abyssalis.
CGCGGAACAGACCCGCGCCGGCGCCCGGAATCATCGCCGTCTCACGACACCGTCACGACGACCTTCCCGCGCGCGTGCCCCTGCTCGACGTAGCGCAGCCCCTCCGCGACGTCGACCAGCGGGTACGTCCGGTCGATCACCGGCCGCAGCAGCCCGTCGGCGACGAGCGCCCCGAGCGCGGGCAGGTCGGCGGGCTTCGGGGTGGAGGCCAGGAACCGGATCCGGTGCCGGACGAACGGGTCGGTCACCGCCGCGCGCAGCACCGTTCCGACCGCCCCGAGGAACGCACCCGGCGCACCACCCGCACAGAGCACCAGCGTGCCGTCCGGGACGAGGACCCGGCGCAGCGCGGGGATCGGGTGGTTGCCCGCGAGGTCCACGACGACGTCGTACCGCTCGGGGCGGCCGGTCACGTCGTCGGCGGTGTGGTCGACGACAGCGGCCGCGCCGAGCGAACGCACCAGGTCGAGGTTGCGGGTGCTGCAGACGCCGGTGACCTCCGCCCCCAGCGCGACGGCGATCTGCACCGCGAACGTACCGACGCCGCCGGACGCCCCGTTGACGAGCACCCGGGTCCCGGGCGTCACCGCACCGACGTCCCGGATCGCGTGCAACGCGGTGATCCCGGCCGTCGGCATCGCCGCGGCCTGCTCGGCGGACAGGCCGGGCGGCACGGGCGCGAGCAGTGCGGCCGGCGCCGCGGCGTACTCGGCGAATGCGCCGCGGCCGCTGCCGTGGACCTCGTCGCCCTCGCGGAGGCCGGTGACCCCCGCACCGACACCCACCACCCGTCCCGCGACGTCCGACCCGGCGATCCGCCCCCGCGGCCGCCGCAGCCCGATCCCGCCGAGCCGCGCGACCAGCGGGTCGCCGCGCAGCACATGCCAGTCGGCCGGGTTGAGTGCCGCCGCCCGCACCCGGATCAGCACCTCGCCCGGCCCCACGTGGGGCACGTCGGCGTCGATCAGCTCCAGCACCTCCGGTGGTCCGAACCGTTCCTGCACGATCGCCTTCATCCCGGCCTCCCCGCGGTGTCGCATCGAGGATGGGCCGGGGCGGCGGGCCGGACATCGGGGACATCCCGGAGACGGACCCCTACGGCGTCCAGCCGAGGTCGCGGATGTAGCAGCTCCCGCACATCGACTCGTACCCCACGTCCCCCTCGATGGCGACCTGGTCACCGGACTGCGTGAACCGCCCGTCGACCGTGCGCGCGTTGAGGATCGCCTTGCGCCCGCACCGGCAGATCGTCTTGAGCTCCTCGATGGAGTGCGCGAGCTCCATCAGCCGGATGCTGCCGGGAAAGCCGCGCGTGCGGAAATCGCTGCGCAGGCCGTAGGCGATGACCGGCACGCCGTCCTCCACGGCGAGCCGGAAAAGGTCGTCGACCTGCTCGGGGGAGAGGAACTGGGCCTCGTCGACGAGCACGCAGTCGATCTCGCGGGCCGCGAGGATCCGCTCCCGCACCGGGACGTCCGGCCCCGCGACGAGGTCGACCTCCCGGTCGACCCCGATCCGCGACAGCACGGCCGGGCTCTTGGTGTCGACCGCCGGCTTGACGATGAGGACGCGCTGCCCGCGCTCCTCGTAGTTGTGCGCCACCTGGATCAGCGCCGTCGACTTGCCGGAGTTCATCGCGCCGTAGCGGAAGTACAGCTTGGCCACGGCTCACGATCTCACGGGCGGCAGGCGAATCCCTGGTAGCCCTGGGCCGCCACGTGGGCGCAGGCCTGCCGGTGGGCGTCGAACCCGCCGACCCACATCATGCGCTTGCGAGCCTTGCCCTCGATGTTGCCGCCGGTGTACCGGGACGCCACCTCCGGGTAGAGGGCCGGATGACCCGTGACCGCCTCATCGACGCGGCCTGCACTGCACTGCCCGGACCAGGAGTCGGTCTTCACCGCCGCGTTCGCGCACCGGACGGGTCGGGTCGCGCACCGGCCCACGGCGGCCCCGGCCCGATCCGCGAGTGGCTGGACCGGGCGATGGGGTGGCGGGACGGCAGCGCCGCGTTCCAGCCGGTGGTCCGCGAGGCCCAGTCCCCCGACGCCCGCTTCGCCGTCGCGCGGCTCGTCCGGTTCCCGCCGGAGCAGCACGACCGGGTGCGGCGCAAGATCGTCCTGCTGATGCTCCAGCTCGACGTCGCCTGGTACCGGTGGCACGTCACCGGCACCTACGCGGTCGACCGCGACGAGCTCGGCGCGCTGTGGTGCAGCACGCTGGGCGTGTCGACCGGCCGATCCCCGTCAGGGGGCGAGGTGTTCGACGAACCAGTCCCGGGCCGGCCCGCTGGAGACGTCGAACCCGTCGACGTAGGCGTCGAAGTGCCCGCCGGGCAGGATGCTGAGCTTCTTCGGCTCGTGGGCCAGGTCGAACGCGGCGATCGCCAGTTCCGACGGGGTGAGGTGGTCGCCGAGCGCCGGCATGAGCAGCAGCGGCGTCGGGCTGATGTAGGGCAGGTAGGTGACCGGCTCGTACTCGGTGAACAGCTCCACGCTGCGCAGCGTCACCTCGTTGCGCCACGACGGCGCGCGCGTCTTGCCGGTCTCGGTGAACCACGTGTACGAGTCGGCCGTGGGCAGCGCGGAGGGGGCCAGCGGGTCGGCGTCGACGACGGGCACCATCGCGGGCGGGTCGCCGTGGAAGCGCGCGAGGCGGTCGTTGTCGAACATCTCGCGGAACCCGGCGAGGAAGTCGGCCCGGACCAGCGCCCGCACGTTGTCGTGCCCGCTGACCAGCGGGACCTGGCTGACGACGGCCTTCACCCGGCGGTCGATCGCCGCGACGACCAGCACATGCCCGCCGGAGTAGCTGCTGCCCCACACCCCGATGCGCGACGCGTCGGTCTCGGCCAGGGTCCCCGCGTAGGTGATCGCGTGGCGGTAGTCGCGGATCTGCGCCCAGGGGTCGATCTCCTGGCGCGGCTCGCCGTCGCTGGCGCCGAAGTTGCGGTTGTCGTAGACCAGCGCGTTGAGACCCGCGGCCGCGAACACCTCGGCGAACGCGTCGAGGTACATCTCCTTCACCGCGGAGAACCCGTGCGCCATCACCACCGTCGGTGCCGGACCGGAGGCGCCCTCGGCCGTGTAGAACCAGCCGCGCAGGGTCACGCCCTCGGCGTCGAACTCGACATCGCGACGAGCCATCTCGGATCCTCCTGGGGTCGCGGTGACCGGGTCAGTCCCGGTCTGCTGTGACCCCAGTCTCATCCGTGCGGACGCCGCCGCGTTGCACGGCCGCGCCAGGCCGTTGTACGTGCGCGCCACCCCGGTAGTCGCTCGGCGAGCGCCCGTAGCGGGCCTTGAACGTGCGGCTGAAGTGGCTGATGTCGGAGAAGCCCCACCGGTGCGCGATCACCGAGATGGGCCGGTCGGTCTTCGTCAGGTCGTCGCGGGCCCGGGCGAGGCGGCGCACCCGGATCACCTCGCCGACCGTCTGCCCGGTGGCGTTGAAGACCCGGTTGACGGTGCGGATCGAGACGCCGTGGGCACTCGCGATCGACGTCGGCGTCACGGCGTCGAGCAGGTGCTGCTCGATGAACCGGTCCATCGACGCGCGCAGCGCGGGCCGGGCCGTGCTCGTCGACGGGACGTCGCCGTCGGCTCGCAGCGCCCCGATGAACAGCTCCAGCGTCGCGTTGCGGGCGGCCGCCACCGCGGACGGCGGCAGGTCGGGCAGGGCCATGCTCAGCGTGTCGAGGTAGGTCGTGAGCAGCCGCGTCGCGGGCGACCGCCCGTCGAGCCGGATGCCGCCGGTCACCCACGTCCGCCCGCTGACCTCGTCGAGCGCCGCCCGCGGGATCAGCAGGCTCCGTTTCGACAGCGGCTCCCACACCGCGAACCGCGCCGGCTTCGTGCTGTCCCACGCCACGACGTCACCGGGCTTCAGCTCCGCCTCGACGCCGCACTGGCTGACGGTCTCGCGGCCCGCCCGGGTGATGAGGACGGTCACGAACTCGCCGTCGGTGTCGGCGACCTGCCTGCGCTGCCGCGTGCCCGAGCAGGGCCCGCACGCGCAGTCGACGAGCGCGAGGTCGTCGATCCACCAGCGGCGGATCCGGGCGTCGAAAGCGGGCGCGTCGGGCACCGACACCGTCCACGGCAGGTGGGTCGCCGACAGCATCTCCCGCCACTGCGACGCCCGGTCCCCCGGACCCGTCGCCCAGGCCTCGTGCCCGCGCGCCGTCCCGTGCTCGCGCGCCATGGCCACCTCCGCCCGATGACGCCGTCGATCGGTCAGGCCGACGGTAGGCCCGGCGACGCACCGCCGACACCGTCATCCGCGTGAACCGTCCGGATCAGCCGGCGCGGACCTCGGCCGCGGTCGCGAGGCCACCGCCCGCGTCGGCGATCAGCCGCGCGGCCCGCTCGACGAGTTCGCGGTTGCCGGTCGGGCAGCCCAGCGGCGCGTCCTCCAGCCCGACCCGGACGTGCCCGCCCGCCCGCACCGCCGCACCGATCAGCGGCTCGATCTCCACGCCGAGCCCCGCGACCATCCACGGCGCACCGGGCGCTTCGTCGCGCAGCAGCCGCAGGTAGGTCTGCAGCGCCCACTCCCGCGGTGGGAGCCCGAAGGTGAACTGCTCGGTGAACATGAACCGGTAGACCGGCTGCGGCACCCCCGGCGACGCGCGGTGCAGTGCCGCGCCGAGCCGCAGGAAGCCGGGCTCGTAGATCGCGTACGACGGCGTCATGCGGTGCCCGGCGGCCAGGGCGAGGCCGTAGCGGACGTGCGACTCCGGGTTGGCGTAGACGAAGCCCTCCCGCCCCTGCGCGACGTCGTCGGCGAGGGAGATGTTGACCGACCCCGGGTCCACCACCGACCACTCGATCAGCCCGGCCTCCAGCAGCTTCTCGACGGCGGCGAACCGGGCGGCGGGCGAGAGCGGCTCCGCGGCGTCACCGCTGCCGGCGAACGGGATCGTCGGGCAGCAGACGACGTCCACGCGGGCCCGGATCCGTTCGATGATCGGCGCGTAGATCTCGTAGTCGTCGCGCTGGCGGCCGGTGCGCTCGTCGTAGGCGTGGAAGTGGACGACCGCCGCGCCCGCCGCCGCCGCGTCCAGTGCGTCCGCGACGATCTCGTCGGCGGTCACGGGGATGCCGGGCTGCCGGT
It contains:
- a CDS encoding thymidine kinase — its product is MAKLYFRYGAMNSGKSTALIQVAHNYEERGQRVLIVKPAVDTKSPAVLSRIGVDREVDLVAGPDVPVRERILAAREIDCVLVDEAQFLSPEQVDDLFRLAVEDGVPVIAYGLRSDFRTRGFPGSIRLMELAHSIEELKTICRCGRKAILNARTVDGRFTQSGDQVAIEGDVGYESMCGSCYIRDLGWTP
- a CDS encoding 3-keto-5-aminohexanoate cleavage protein, translating into MTVWLEAALNGPWGRDRQPGIPVTADEIVADALDAAAAGAAVVHFHAYDERTGRQRDDYEIYAPIIERIRARVDVVCCPTIPFAGSGDAAEPLSPAARFAAVEKLLEAGLIEWSVVDPGSVNISLADDVAQGREGFVYANPESHVRYGLALAAGHRMTPSYAIYEPGFLRLGAALHRASPGVPQPVYRFMFTEQFTFGLPPREWALQTYLRLLRDEAPGAPWMVAGLGVEIEPLIGAAVRAGGHVRVGLEDAPLGCPTGNRELVERAARLIADAGGGLATAAEVRAG
- a CDS encoding NAD(P)-dependent alcohol dehydrogenase gives rise to the protein MKAIVQERFGPPEVLELIDADVPHVGPGEVLIRVRAAALNPADWHVLRGDPLVARLGGIGLRRPRGRIAGSDVAGRVVGVGAGVTGLREGDEVHGSGRGAFAEYAAAPAALLAPVPPGLSAEQAAAMPTAGITALHAIRDVGAVTPGTRVLVNGASGGVGTFAVQIAVALGAEVTGVCSTRNLDLVRSLGAAAVVDHTADDVTGRPERYDVVVDLAGNHPIPALRRVLVPDGTLVLCAGGAPGAFLGAVGTVLRAAVTDPFVRHRIRFLASTPKPADLPALGALVADGLLRPVIDRTYPLVDVAEGLRYVEQGHARGKVVVTVS
- a CDS encoding alpha/beta hydrolase — translated: MARRDVEFDAEGVTLRGWFYTAEGASGPAPTVVMAHGFSAVKEMYLDAFAEVFAAAGLNALVYDNRNFGASDGEPRQEIDPWAQIRDYRHAITYAGTLAETDASRIGVWGSSYSGGHVLVVAAIDRRVKAVVSQVPLVSGHDNVRALVRADFLAGFREMFDNDRLARFHGDPPAMVPVVDADPLAPSALPTADSYTWFTETGKTRAPSWRNEVTLRSVELFTEYEPVTYLPYISPTPLLLMPALGDHLTPSELAIAAFDLAHEPKKLSILPGGHFDAYVDGFDVSSGPARDWFVEHLAP
- a CDS encoding helix-turn-helix domain-containing protein, with amino-acid sequence MAREHGTARGHEAWATGPGDRASQWREMLSATHLPWTVSVPDAPAFDARIRRWWIDDLALVDCACGPCSGTRQRRQVADTDGEFVTVLITRAGRETVSQCGVEAELKPGDVVAWDSTKPARFAVWEPLSKRSLLIPRAALDEVSGRTWVTGGIRLDGRSPATRLLTTYLDTLSMALPDLPPSAVAAARNATLELFIGALRADGDVPSTSTARPALRASMDRFIEQHLLDAVTPTSIASAHGVSIRTVNRVFNATGQTVGEVIRVRRLARARDDLTKTDRPISVIAHRWGFSDISHFSRTFKARYGRSPSDYRGGAHVQRPGAAVQRGGVRTDETGVTADRD